A single genomic interval of Bradyrhizobium japonicum USDA 6 harbors:
- a CDS encoding dimethylsulfonioproprionate lyase family protein has protein sequence MSQKDEFHNINDPSDGLFRELAAGVTTRIFSGEQAMLSVVTLAPHAQGTLHHHPEEQWGVLLDGSAIRVQGDEEIPVKKGDFWRTPGNVPHTMRAGPDGARVLDIFSPPRPEYKKAGSGFGTT, from the coding sequence GTGAGCCAGAAGGACGAATTTCACAACATCAACGATCCCAGCGACGGGCTGTTTCGCGAGCTCGCGGCGGGGGTCACCACGCGCATCTTCTCCGGCGAGCAGGCGATGCTGTCGGTGGTGACGCTGGCCCCGCATGCGCAAGGCACGCTGCATCATCATCCCGAGGAGCAATGGGGCGTGCTGCTCGACGGCTCCGCCATCCGCGTCCAGGGTGATGAGGAAATTCCGGTGAAGAAGGGCGATTTCTGGCGCACGCCCGGCAATGTGCCGCACACGATGCGCGCCGGCCCCGATGGGGCCCGCGTGCTGGACATTTTCAGTCCACCACGGCCAGAATACAAAAAAGCGGGGTCGGGCTTCGGCACGACCTAG
- a CDS encoding acyl-CoA dehydrogenase family protein has protein sequence MAESDNIVVETAEKIFADLADPQTINNDKKGSWQAPLWQALSEAGLPLSWVPDDLGGSGASLADGFALLNAAGRFAVAVPLAETMLAGWLLAQAKIASPEGEMTVLPASPKDRITLDADGALSGRARGVPFAKAAKHFAVLAHGKDGISVALVEASKGRIESGLNVGYDHSDTVTLDKVQPVTVKPAKGLDQTTLMLMGGVARSLQIAGALEAMLDISVRYSNERVAFEKKISKFQAVQHNLARLAGESAAALAAATSAADAIANAKSFDDEVYLEAASAKIRCAEAAEKGGAIAHQVHGAIGFTSEHILHRFSLRALAWRDDFGSESHWAVELGKLVANRGADELWPLVASR, from the coding sequence GTGGCGGAGAGTGACAATATCGTCGTCGAGACCGCGGAGAAAATCTTCGCCGACCTCGCCGATCCGCAGACCATCAACAACGACAAGAAGGGTTCGTGGCAGGCGCCGCTGTGGCAGGCGCTGAGCGAAGCCGGCTTGCCTTTGTCCTGGGTGCCCGACGATCTCGGCGGCTCCGGCGCCAGCCTTGCCGACGGTTTTGCGCTGCTGAATGCCGCCGGCCGCTTCGCAGTCGCGGTTCCCCTGGCCGAAACCATGCTCGCAGGCTGGCTGCTTGCGCAGGCGAAAATCGCCTCACCGGAAGGTGAGATGACGGTGCTGCCGGCCTCGCCGAAGGATCGCATCACGCTCGATGCCGACGGCGCGCTCTCCGGCCGCGCCCGCGGCGTGCCCTTTGCCAAGGCAGCGAAGCACTTTGCGGTGCTGGCGCACGGCAAGGATGGGATCTCGGTTGCCTTGGTCGAAGCGAGCAAGGGCCGGATCGAATCCGGACTCAACGTCGGCTACGACCACAGCGATACCGTGACGCTCGACAAGGTCCAGCCCGTCACCGTCAAGCCCGCAAAGGGCCTTGACCAGACCACGCTCATGCTGATGGGCGGCGTCGCGCGCAGCCTTCAGATCGCGGGCGCGCTGGAAGCGATGCTCGACATCTCCGTGCGCTATTCCAACGAGCGCGTCGCGTTCGAGAAGAAGATCTCGAAGTTTCAGGCCGTGCAGCACAATCTCGCCCGCCTCGCCGGCGAATCCGCCGCGGCGCTCGCGGCCGCGACGTCGGCGGCCGATGCCATCGCGAACGCAAAATCATTCGACGACGAGGTCTACCTCGAAGCCGCCTCGGCAAAGATCCGCTGCGCGGAGGCCGCGGAAAAAGGCGGCGCCATCGCGCATCAGGTGCACGGCGCCATCGGCTTCACCAGCGAGCACATCCTGCACCGCTTTTCGCTGCGGGCGCTGGCCTGGCGCGACGATTTCGGTTCGGAGAGCCACTGGGCCGTCGAGCTCGGCAAGCTGGTGGCAAACCGCGGCGCCGACGAATTGTGGCCGCTCGTGGCTTCGCGCTGA
- a CDS encoding RraA family protein: MTITIAANSVPKPPAEIIEGFRGAPTSVISDNLARLPGAVGLKPYHRGGKLVGTAFTVRTRPGDNLAIHRALELVGPGDVIVVDGGGDETRALVGEIMKNIAQWRKAEGYVIDGAIRDVAAFAADDFPCYARAVIHRGPYKNGPGEVNVPVTIGGSVISPGDVVVGDEDGVVSFPAAGAAALLEAVRAQVAREEETMKAIREGRYQGSYGKS; this comes from the coding sequence ATGACGATCACCATCGCAGCGAACAGCGTGCCGAAGCCGCCGGCCGAGATCATCGAGGGTTTTCGCGGCGCGCCGACTTCGGTCATTTCAGACAATCTCGCCCGGCTGCCGGGCGCGGTGGGGCTAAAGCCGTATCATCGCGGCGGCAAGCTGGTGGGGACGGCCTTCACGGTGCGCACGCGTCCCGGCGACAATCTCGCCATCCACCGCGCGCTCGAGCTGGTCGGCCCGGGCGACGTCATCGTGGTCGACGGCGGTGGCGACGAGACCCGGGCGCTGGTCGGCGAGATCATGAAGAACATCGCGCAGTGGCGCAAAGCCGAAGGCTATGTCATCGACGGCGCGATCCGCGATGTCGCGGCCTTCGCGGCCGACGACTTTCCCTGCTACGCCCGCGCGGTGATCCATCGCGGCCCCTACAAGAACGGCCCCGGCGAGGTCAACGTGCCCGTGACGATCGGCGGCAGCGTGATCTCGCCCGGCGACGTCGTCGTCGGCGATGAGGACGGCGTGGTGTCGTTCCCCGCCGCCGGCGCCGCGGCGCTGCTGGAAGCCGTCCGCGCCCAGGTCGCGCGTGAGGAGGAGACCATGAAGGCGATCCGCGAGGGCCGCTACCAGGGCTCCTACGGCAAATCCTGA
- a CDS encoding alpha/beta hydrolase: MRALARLAAITLAFISSHAFAADEEAPNRKPVRAIADARLSVGGQGMLPLYLSSDWSLPLPAISRAIILLHGRLRNADEYYMSAHTAQVAAGDDGKNALMIVPQFLAEIDIDAHKLPADTLRWSLEGWEGGDAALAPNPVSSFDALDAILVKLSDRRIFPNLKQVVVAGHSGGGQVAQRYAIAGKGEVALSRQHIDVRYVVANPSSYAYFSNTRPVPAIAASCPGYNNWKYGMDGRPPYLANATPVALEQRYVEREVIYLLGTLDTNPKHSALDKSCMAEAQGPTRYARGHAYADAMAKRDRGTPNHRVWDVAGVGHDGDKMLTSKCGLAALFDIPGCGAER, encoded by the coding sequence ATGAGAGCGTTGGCCCGTCTCGCCGCAATCACATTGGCGTTCATTTCGAGCCATGCGTTCGCAGCGGACGAAGAAGCGCCCAACCGCAAGCCGGTGAGGGCGATTGCCGACGCGCGGCTCTCGGTCGGCGGCCAGGGAATGCTGCCGCTCTATCTCTCCAGCGACTGGTCGCTGCCGCTGCCGGCGATCTCGCGCGCCATCATCCTGCTGCACGGACGCCTGCGCAATGCCGACGAATATTACATGTCGGCCCATACTGCGCAGGTTGCGGCGGGCGACGACGGCAAGAACGCGCTGATGATCGTCCCGCAGTTTCTGGCGGAGATCGATATCGACGCGCACAAGCTGCCCGCGGATACGCTGCGCTGGTCGCTGGAGGGATGGGAGGGCGGCGACGCCGCGCTGGCGCCGAATCCGGTCTCATCCTTCGATGCGCTCGATGCGATCCTCGTAAAACTCTCGGACCGGCGTATCTTCCCGAATCTGAAGCAGGTCGTCGTCGCCGGCCATTCCGGCGGTGGCCAGGTCGCGCAACGCTATGCGATCGCCGGCAAAGGCGAGGTGGCGCTGTCGCGCCAGCATATCGATGTCCGCTACGTCGTCGCCAACCCCTCCTCCTACGCTTATTTCAGCAACACGCGGCCCGTGCCGGCGATCGCCGCATCCTGCCCGGGCTACAACAACTGGAAATACGGCATGGACGGGCGTCCGCCCTATCTTGCGAACGCAACGCCGGTAGCGCTGGAGCAGCGCTACGTCGAGCGCGAGGTGATCTATCTGCTCGGCACGCTCGACACCAATCCGAAGCATTCCGCGCTGGACAAGAGCTGCATGGCCGAGGCGCAAGGTCCCACGCGCTACGCCCGCGGCCACGCTTATGCGGATGCGATGGCCAAGCGCGACCGCGGTACGCCCAATCACCGGGTCTGGGACGTCGCCGGCGTCGGCCATGACGGCGACAAGATGCTGACCTCGAAATGCGGCCTCGCGGCGCTGTTCGATATTCCGGGCTGCGGGGCGGAGCGCTGA
- a CDS encoding GYD domain-containing protein has protein sequence MVTYVVLGNFTDQGVRNVKDSPKRAEAFKEMAKTFGVTVKEIVWTQGRYDVVTVLEAPDEAAAMSLSLSLSALGNVRTETLRAFSAADMTKIVGKML, from the coding sequence ATGGTAACCTATGTCGTGCTGGGAAACTTCACTGATCAGGGAGTCCGCAACGTCAAGGACTCGCCGAAGCGGGCCGAAGCCTTCAAGGAGATGGCCAAGACGTTCGGCGTGACCGTGAAAGAGATCGTCTGGACGCAGGGACGGTATGACGTTGTGACCGTTCTCGAGGCTCCAGATGAGGCTGCCGCGATGTCGCTCAGCCTTAGTCTCAGTGCACTCGGCAATGTCCGCACCGAAACGCTGCGCGCGTTTTCGGCGGCAGATATGACAAAGATCGTCGGCAAGATGCTCTGA
- a CDS encoding 2-dehydropantoate 2-reductase, producing MVADRPIVVAGAGAIGCFVGGLLAAGGHRVALLVRPRVKTEIERFGLRLTDFDGSEQKLGAGQLALSEDPAIFHNAGIVLVTVKSADTADVADQIARHAPQDAVIVSLQNGVSNVAVLRERLGGRRVLAGMVPFNVIAMGEGRFHRSTSGDIHVGADEANTAAALSVPGLAVRASRDITDVQWGKLIINLNNALSALSDMPLAAQLANRDWRKLFADQMAEGVAAMTAAGITPVSATPIPLRWTPTLLRLPDVIFNAILGRTMKIDPEARSSMWQDLKQGRKTEIDYLQGAVIALAEQNNVDVPLMRRIVALIKQAEAAGNGPPRLTPRQIRGAA from the coding sequence GTGGTTGCGGATCGACCGATCGTGGTGGCCGGCGCGGGCGCCATCGGCTGTTTCGTCGGAGGCCTGCTGGCGGCCGGAGGGCATCGCGTCGCGCTGCTGGTGCGGCCGCGGGTCAAAACCGAGATCGAGCGGTTCGGCCTGCGGCTGACCGATTTCGACGGCTCCGAGCAGAAGCTCGGCGCGGGCCAGCTCGCGCTGTCGGAGGATCCCGCGATCTTCCACAACGCCGGCATCGTGCTGGTCACGGTGAAGAGCGCCGACACCGCCGATGTCGCGGACCAGATAGCCCGGCACGCGCCGCAGGACGCCGTCATCGTCTCCCTGCAAAACGGCGTCAGCAATGTCGCGGTTCTGCGCGAGCGGCTCGGCGGCCGGCGCGTGCTCGCCGGCATGGTGCCGTTCAACGTGATCGCGATGGGCGAGGGACGCTTCCACCGCTCGACGTCCGGCGACATCCATGTCGGCGCGGATGAGGCGAATACGGCCGCAGCGCTGTCGGTGCCCGGCCTCGCCGTGCGCGCAAGCCGTGACATCACCGACGTGCAATGGGGCAAGCTGATCATCAATTTGAACAATGCGCTCAGCGCGCTGTCCGACATGCCGCTCGCCGCGCAACTGGCGAACCGCGACTGGCGAAAACTGTTCGCCGACCAGATGGCCGAAGGCGTGGCTGCGATGACGGCCGCCGGCATCACGCCGGTCTCGGCGACGCCGATCCCGCTGAGGTGGACGCCGACCCTGCTGAGGCTGCCCGATGTGATCTTCAATGCGATCCTGGGACGCACGATGAAGATCGATCCCGAGGCGCGTTCCTCGATGTGGCAGGACCTGAAGCAGGGCCGCAAGACCGAGATCGACTATCTCCAGGGCGCAGTCATCGCACTCGCCGAGCAGAACAACGTCGATGTGCCGCTGATGCGCCGCATTGTTGCGCTGATCAAGCAGGCCGAGGCGGCAGGCAATGGTCCGCCGCGACTGACGCCGCGGCAGATCCGCGGAGCGGCCTGA
- a CDS encoding GlsB/YeaQ/YmgE family stress response membrane protein, which yields MSMGGLLWIIVVGFVAGLIARWLAPGPNNPSGFILTTILGIAGAFLATFVGQAIGHYSPDQGAGFIMATIGAVVVLFIWHRLVASGVIKG from the coding sequence ATGAGCATGGGCGGCCTGTTGTGGATCATCGTCGTCGGCTTCGTCGCCGGCCTTATCGCGCGCTGGCTGGCGCCGGGACCGAACAACCCGAGCGGCTTCATCCTCACCACCATCCTGGGCATTGCAGGTGCGTTTCTCGCCACCTTCGTCGGACAGGCGATCGGGCACTACAGCCCAGACCAGGGCGCCGGCTTCATCATGGCCACGATCGGCGCGGTGGTGGTGCTGTTCATCTGGCACCGGCTGGTCGCGAGCGGCGTGATAAAAGGGTAG
- a CDS encoding YidB family protein, whose protein sequence is MGLLDVLNGMQNGPRGPSTPSSEQSSGGMSPMTMALLGLIAWKAFKHLTAGQPDAAPAPQQRSPLPPPTPVNTGSSAVPGGPGGSGGLSDLLKGGLGGLLAGGAAGTVLSGGLGDLLNQLQQGGHGEAANSWVGKGENKAIAPGDLASALGADQIQSLSAQSGLSRDELLSGLSQYLPQVIDHLTPDGRLPTESELSGRL, encoded by the coding sequence ATGGGTCTACTCGACGTCCTCAACGGCATGCAGAACGGCCCCCGCGGCCCGAGCACGCCCAGCTCTGAGCAATCCTCCGGCGGCATGTCGCCAATGACCATGGCGCTGCTCGGCCTGATCGCCTGGAAGGCGTTCAAGCATCTGACGGCAGGCCAGCCCGACGCGGCGCCGGCGCCGCAGCAGCGCTCGCCGCTGCCGCCTCCGACGCCTGTCAATACGGGCAGCAGTGCTGTTCCCGGCGGCCCCGGTGGTAGCGGCGGCCTCAGCGACCTGCTCAAGGGCGGCCTCGGCGGCCTGCTCGCGGGCGGCGCCGCCGGCACCGTGCTGAGCGGCGGCCTCGGCGATCTCCTCAACCAGCTTCAGCAGGGCGGCCACGGCGAGGCCGCGAATTCCTGGGTCGGCAAGGGCGAGAACAAGGCGATTGCGCCCGGCGATCTCGCCAGCGCCCTCGGCGCCGACCAGATCCAAAGCCTGTCCGCCCAGAGCGGCCTGTCGCGCGACGAGTTGCTCTCCGGCCTCAGCCAGTATCTGCCACAGGTGATCGACCACCTGACGCCGGACGGACGGCTGCCGACCGAGAGCGAGCTCTCGGGCAGACTCTAA
- a CDS encoding SDR family NAD(P)-dependent oxidoreductase gives MAKDGLCAIVTGSASGLGAATAEILARSGARLVINYSSSQKEAEATAELCRKAGAAEVLVAQGDVSRDEDCRKIVAAASGWGRLDVLVNNAGITKHVAHADLDGLSAEDFQRLYGINTIGPFQMVRAARSLLEAGAKASERPSAVVNVSSVAGISGVGSSIAYAASKGALNTMTLSLSRALAPLIRVNTVCPGYIDTPWFTKGRGEAGAKQVRDSVVAKVPLKVASSANDIAQLVCFLATPASSNMTGEVVRMDAGMHLIT, from the coding sequence ATGGCAAAAGACGGCTTGTGCGCAATCGTGACGGGGTCCGCATCTGGACTTGGTGCAGCGACCGCGGAAATTCTCGCGCGGAGCGGGGCGCGGCTCGTCATCAACTATTCCTCGAGCCAGAAGGAAGCCGAGGCCACGGCCGAACTGTGCCGCAAGGCAGGCGCGGCGGAAGTGCTGGTCGCGCAGGGCGACGTCTCGCGCGACGAGGATTGCCGCAAGATCGTCGCGGCAGCCAGCGGCTGGGGCCGGCTCGACGTGCTCGTCAACAATGCCGGCATCACCAAGCATGTCGCGCATGCCGATCTCGATGGATTGTCGGCCGAAGATTTCCAGCGCTTGTACGGCATCAACACGATTGGCCCGTTCCAGATGGTGCGCGCGGCGCGCAGCCTGCTCGAGGCCGGGGCGAAGGCTTCGGAGCGGCCGTCCGCCGTGGTCAACGTGTCCTCGGTTGCCGGCATCAGCGGCGTCGGCTCGTCGATCGCCTATGCCGCGAGCAAGGGCGCGCTCAACACGATGACGTTGTCGCTGTCACGTGCACTGGCGCCGCTGATCCGCGTCAACACGGTGTGTCCCGGCTATATCGATACGCCCTGGTTCACCAAGGGCCGCGGCGAGGCCGGCGCCAAGCAGGTGCGCGACAGCGTGGTGGCGAAGGTGCCGCTGAAGGTCGCTTCATCCGCCAATGACATCGCGCAGCTCGTCTGCTTCCTGGCGACGCCGGCGTCGAGCAACATGACCGGCGAGGTCGTGCGCATGGATGCGGGCATGCATTTGATTACTTAA
- a CDS encoding acyl-CoA dehydrogenase family protein: MTAALRFDPIRLPEKCEQLRKEVRAFLAEEIAAGTFDPHKPNREDTDAPEFSRRVGAKGWLGMTWPKKYGGQERSFLERYVVTEEMRVANAPTRRFFVADRQSGPVLIKYAPEHIKMDILPRICRGEICFAIGMSEPNSGSDLFAAKTRATKTDGGYLINGTKIWTSSAHIADYMIAIFRTSQPTKENRRHGLTQFLVKMKQPGIQVNPIGQITGQYEFNEVVFTDFFVPDDHVLGEVDGAWKQATSELAYERSGPERFLETYYVLTELVRAVGPTPDTRSAEGIGRLVAQLHTMRRMSVSVAGMLQAGKEPVVEASIVKDIGTVWEQQLPHRVRDLAAFVEETATNRETLERQLDFAIKTAPKLTIQGGTTEVLRGIIARGLGLR, encoded by the coding sequence ATGACCGCTGCCCTCCGTTTCGATCCGATCCGCCTGCCCGAGAAGTGCGAGCAATTGCGCAAGGAAGTGCGCGCCTTCCTCGCCGAGGAAATCGCGGCCGGTACCTTCGATCCGCACAAACCCAACCGCGAGGACACCGACGCGCCGGAATTTTCCCGCCGGGTCGGCGCCAAGGGCTGGCTGGGCATGACCTGGCCGAAGAAATATGGCGGCCAGGAGCGCTCCTTCCTCGAGCGCTACGTGGTGACCGAGGAAATGCGCGTCGCCAACGCGCCGACGCGGCGTTTCTTCGTCGCCGACCGCCAGAGCGGGCCGGTGCTGATCAAATACGCGCCCGAGCATATCAAGATGGATATCCTGCCGCGCATCTGCCGCGGCGAGATCTGCTTTGCGATCGGCATGAGCGAGCCGAACTCCGGCTCCGACCTGTTCGCGGCGAAGACGCGCGCGACCAAAACCGACGGCGGCTATCTCATCAATGGAACCAAGATCTGGACCTCGTCGGCGCACATCGCCGACTACATGATCGCGATCTTCCGGACCTCGCAGCCGACCAAGGAAAACCGCCGTCACGGCCTGACCCAGTTTCTGGTCAAGATGAAGCAGCCGGGCATCCAGGTGAACCCGATCGGCCAGATCACCGGGCAGTACGAGTTCAACGAGGTCGTCTTCACCGACTTCTTCGTCCCCGACGATCACGTGCTCGGCGAAGTCGACGGCGCCTGGAAGCAGGCGACGAGCGAGCTCGCCTATGAGCGTTCCGGCCCCGAGCGTTTTCTGGAGACCTACTACGTGCTGACCGAGCTGGTGCGTGCGGTCGGCCCCACCCCGGACACCCGCAGCGCCGAGGGCATCGGCCGGCTCGTGGCGCAGCTCCACACCATGCGGCGCATGTCGGTCTCGGTTGCGGGCATGCTGCAGGCCGGCAAGGAGCCGGTGGTGGAGGCGTCCATCGTCAAGGACATCGGCACGGTCTGGGAGCAGCAGCTTCCGCATCGCGTGCGCGATCTCGCCGCCTTCGTCGAGGAGACCGCGACCAACCGCGAGACGCTGGAGCGGCAACTCGACTTCGCCATCAAGACCGCACCGAAACTCACCATCCAGGGCGGCACCACCGAGGTGCTGCGCGGCATCATCGCGCGCGGACTGGGTTTGCGCTAA
- a CDS encoding VOC family protein: MIESISAITLGTHDMGRSVHFYRSLGFELLYGGEAAAFTSFRAGTGYLNLTAQPDDKRWSWWGRIIFYVADVDGTYERARAAGWQPSTTPRDAEWGERYFHLTDPDGHELSFARPLS, translated from the coding sequence ATGATCGAAAGCATCAGCGCCATCACGCTCGGCACACATGACATGGGGCGCTCCGTGCACTTCTACCGGTCGCTGGGGTTCGAGCTCCTGTATGGCGGCGAAGCCGCTGCATTCACCAGCTTTCGTGCCGGCACTGGCTATCTCAACCTGACGGCGCAGCCGGACGACAAGCGCTGGTCCTGGTGGGGCCGCATCATCTTCTACGTCGCCGATGTCGACGGGACCTATGAGCGCGCACGCGCCGCCGGATGGCAGCCGTCGACCACGCCGCGCGATGCAGAATGGGGGGAGCGATACTTCCATCTCACCGACCCCGACGGCCATGAACTCAGTTTCGCGCGGCCGTTGTCCTGA
- a CDS encoding tripartite tricarboxylate transporter substrate-binding protein, whose amino-acid sequence MTITRRTLLAAPAILAIAPAVAQAGKITLVVPFPPGGSTDAMARLLQANLQTKLNRIVVVENKSGAAGALGAAQVAKSPPDGSTFLVTFDSHAVIPSILDKPPVDVERELMPVLLVGTAPYVIAAGAGRPYKSFADVVAACKATPGAVKYASVGIGTLGHLAMTVLGTKAGVEIMHVPYRGGGPAMNDVLGGHVDLIAGSAALVSAQLGTNMLRPILQLGRERLPALPDTPTAIEAGFPDFETLAWWGVFAPSGTPPDVVAAMATASREILSEPATAAQLKETQQMTLLLQDGAAFKTFFDKQVAYWGKVVKDNNIKA is encoded by the coding sequence ATGACGATCACACGACGCACGCTGCTGGCAGCGCCCGCCATTCTCGCAATCGCGCCAGCGGTGGCGCAGGCCGGCAAGATTACGCTGGTCGTGCCGTTTCCGCCGGGCGGCTCGACCGATGCGATGGCGCGACTGTTGCAGGCCAATCTGCAGACAAAGCTCAACCGCATCGTCGTGGTCGAGAACAAGTCGGGCGCCGCCGGCGCGCTCGGCGCGGCGCAGGTCGCCAAGAGCCCGCCGGACGGCTCGACGTTCCTGGTCACCTTCGATTCCCACGCGGTGATCCCGTCCATCCTCGACAAGCCACCGGTCGATGTCGAGCGTGAGCTGATGCCGGTGCTGCTGGTGGGCACCGCGCCCTACGTGATCGCTGCCGGCGCCGGCCGTCCCTACAAGAGCTTTGCCGACGTGGTCGCCGCCTGCAAGGCGACGCCCGGCGCGGTGAAATATGCCTCCGTCGGCATCGGCACGCTCGGCCATCTCGCCATGACCGTGCTCGGCACCAAGGCCGGCGTCGAGATCATGCACGTGCCCTATCGCGGCGGCGGTCCGGCGATGAACGACGTGCTCGGCGGCCATGTCGATCTGATCGCGGGATCGGCGGCGCTGGTCTCGGCCCAGCTCGGCACCAACATGCTGCGGCCGATCCTGCAACTCGGCCGCGAGCGACTGCCGGCGTTGCCGGATACGCCGACCGCGATCGAGGCTGGCTTCCCGGACTTCGAGACGCTCGCCTGGTGGGGCGTTTTTGCACCGTCGGGCACGCCGCCGGATGTCGTCGCGGCCATGGCGACGGCGTCCAGGGAGATCCTGAGCGAGCCCGCGACCGCCGCCCAGCTCAAGGAGACCCAGCAAATGACGCTGCTGCTCCAGGACGGCGCCGCCTTCAAGACCTTCTTCGACAAGCAGGTCGCCTATTGGGGCAAGGTGGTGAAGGACAACAATATCAAGGCGTAA
- a CDS encoding AMP-binding protein: MLLPLSDVPRWYAQRKPQGTIAVRHGQDTLTWDELERGANRRARAFMAKGVKPGDFVAIGLPNGNAFFETSFAVWKCGATPTSLSWRLPRGEAAAVLDILKPALVVGGEADWNAPNRLPADFVPEGFSDEPLDPPVARYWKAMTSGGSTGRPKVILDHQPAVTDTVAAPPLNIPFGVSLLNPGPLYHNAPFIVSHYALFTGGQLTGLVKFDAEETLRQIARERVQWVNFVPTMMHRIWALPESVRNSYDVSSLQTVFHMAAPMPPWLKENWIAWLGPERVWELYGGTERQGSCIISGTEWLTHKGSVGKIGEMARLRIVGEDGNDVAPGETGEIYFLNNDGEDATYHYLGAAPKRRADGWESLGDIGRLDAEGYLYLGDRLADMVLRGGANIYPAEVEAAVSESPGVRSCVVVGLPDPELGQRVHAIIEPEPDADGQAIADGMADFLKDRLSRYKHPESFEIVSAPPRDDSGKVRRTLLRDERAAWMKEGRAFRIRPAKARAHAE, from the coding sequence ATGCTGCTACCCCTGTCCGACGTGCCTCGCTGGTACGCTCAACGCAAACCGCAAGGCACGATCGCCGTCCGCCACGGGCAGGATACGCTGACATGGGACGAGCTCGAACGCGGCGCCAATCGGCGCGCGCGAGCGTTCATGGCCAAGGGCGTCAAGCCCGGCGACTTTGTCGCAATCGGCTTGCCTAACGGCAACGCGTTCTTCGAGACCTCGTTTGCGGTATGGAAGTGCGGAGCGACGCCGACGTCGCTGTCGTGGCGGCTGCCGCGCGGCGAAGCCGCTGCGGTGCTCGACATCCTGAAGCCCGCGCTGGTGGTCGGCGGCGAGGCCGACTGGAACGCGCCGAACCGCCTGCCGGCGGATTTCGTGCCGGAAGGTTTTTCGGACGAGCCGCTCGATCCGCCGGTGGCCCGTTACTGGAAAGCCATGACCAGCGGCGGCTCGACCGGCCGGCCAAAGGTGATCCTCGATCATCAGCCAGCAGTGACCGACACGGTCGCCGCGCCACCGCTCAACATTCCCTTCGGCGTTTCGCTGCTCAATCCCGGTCCGCTCTACCACAATGCGCCGTTCATCGTGTCGCACTACGCGCTGTTCACCGGCGGCCAGCTCACCGGCCTCGTCAAGTTCGATGCCGAGGAAACGCTGCGCCAGATCGCGCGCGAGCGCGTGCAATGGGTCAATTTCGTGCCGACCATGATGCACCGGATCTGGGCGTTGCCGGAGAGCGTGCGCAACTCTTATGACGTGTCGAGCCTCCAGACCGTGTTCCACATGGCAGCTCCGATGCCGCCCTGGCTGAAGGAGAACTGGATCGCCTGGCTCGGGCCTGAGCGGGTCTGGGAGCTCTATGGCGGCACCGAGCGGCAGGGCTCGTGCATCATATCAGGCACGGAATGGCTGACCCACAAGGGCTCGGTCGGCAAGATCGGCGAGATGGCGCGCTTGCGCATCGTCGGCGAGGACGGCAACGACGTCGCGCCCGGCGAGACCGGCGAGATCTATTTCCTCAACAATGACGGCGAGGACGCCACCTATCACTATCTCGGCGCCGCGCCGAAGCGCCGCGCGGACGGCTGGGAGTCGCTCGGCGATATCGGTCGGCTGGACGCGGAAGGCTATCTCTATCTCGGCGACCGTCTCGCCGACATGGTGCTGCGCGGCGGCGCCAACATCTATCCGGCCGAGGTCGAGGCCGCGGTCTCCGAGTCGCCAGGTGTGCGGTCCTGCGTGGTGGTGGGATTGCCCGATCCGGAATTGGGCCAGCGCGTGCACGCCATCATCGAGCCGGAGCCGGACGCGGACGGCCAGGCCATCGCCGACGGCATGGCGGACTTCTTGAAGGACAGGCTGAGCCGCTACAAGCACCCCGAGAGCTTCGAGATCGTCAGCGCCCCGCCGCGCGATGATTCCGGAAAAGTTCGCCGCACCCTGTTGCGCGACGAGCGCGCGGCGTGGATGAAGGAAGGGCGCGCCTTCCGGATTCGGCCGGCGAAGGCGCGGGCGCACGCCGAATAA